The nucleotide sequence CACCAACAGTGCTTCTTCATGTAGAGGTGGTCCCATGACTGGCTCTGTGATGAACCTGCTTTCAAATAACAGTATAGAAGATAGTGATATGGATTCGGATGATGAAATTATTACACTTTGCACAAGttccaggaaaagaaacaaacccaaatgggaaatggatgaagaaatccTGCAGTTGGAAACACCTCCTAAGTACCATACCCAGATTGATTATGTCCACTGTCTTGTACCAGACCTCCTGCAGATCAATAACAATCCATGTTACTGGGGAGTTATGGATAAATATGCAGCTGAAGCTCTACTAGAGGGAAAACCAGAGGGTACCTTTTTACTTCGAGACTCAGCACAGGAAGACTATTTATTCTCAGTCAGTTTTAGACGCTATAGTCGTTCTCTTCATGCTAGAATTGAACAATGGAATCACAACTTTAGCTTTGATGCACATGATCCTTGTGTCTTCCATTCTCCTGACATTACTGGGCTCCTAGAACATTATAAGGACCCAAGTGCCTGTATGTTCTTTGAACCACTTTTATCCACTCCTTTAATTCGGACCTTCCCCTTTTCCTTGCAGCATATATGCAGAACAGTTATTTGTAACTGTACAACTTATGATGGCATTGATGCCCTTCCAATTCCTTCTTCTATGAAATTATATCTGAAGGAATATCACTATAAATCAAAAGTTAGAGTACTCAGGATTGATGCACCAGAACAATGCTAGGGAATGTGTAGGAATATGGGAatgattatatacatattttcatttaatattttatttttcttatgtcacTTTGAATTTTTCTACAAGGGCAGTTcaaatctaaaataaatctcTGCCCCAAATTTTACTTCCAgatcagtttatttttcttaagaaaaactaATTGTTTAAAGTTACACACTAGGggttaatgaatattttttaccaggtgtttggtttttggttttacaGATAGATtgtatacttaattttttttcttaattgtaatTTGCTTAAGGTCCAGGGATATTTGAAATTTGGTAGGCATTGCAAATACAATTAAGTAATCTATATTTcatactttcctttaaaaataagcttaTGTCCTTTCCTACATGTTCCCTTGTTAACCTATGCCATTGGCATCCCTATACATAAAATACAGTTTCCTCATCCCCCTTTCCCgagttgttttaaaattcttcagttaACCTGAGTGTGTTGTAATTCACAATCCATATCAATGTAATTGAGTCTTGTaccttaataataaataatagggATGTTAAAGGTAACAAAATGGTTTGAAATTAAACTtgaagtgttttcattttaaatactaaCTATAAAGCAGTATTACTAAATTTGATTAATCTGATTAGGAAGAATCAAATGAGAACATGACTTTTTGGAAGTGAATTTATTTTCTACACTGTAGCATggtcatttatttttgaataggtCTTTTACTCAACCTAGATGAGTTGCTATCTTCAGAACAAATATTGTTCCTTTCTCGctagaagctttaaaaataataacactatTAATATAGTAGTTACTAACATATTAAAGCAACTATGGGGTTTTTCTGTATTTACTTATGAAGCATTTCTTCTGATTACCCTTTTCATAGAAACTCTGAGCCTGTTATTTTGGAGAGATGCCACGGTTTTATAAACAGCCAGAAATTTCCATCAGTAACCAAAGAGGACCTAAGTagtcttcattattttaaagtgagCTTCACTAAGGATTCAAGAAGTAAAACATGGAGCTCAGTTTTTTGAAACTTAatattggttttgattttcaagTTTCAAATAATTATTCCTGTCTTCAGAATTAACATGTCTTTACTGTggcttcaaaaaaggaaaaacgtTTTGCGAGCTACATGGCTTACACCATACTGAATAGCACTAGGCACTAGAAGTAGTATTTTAAATTTGCTATCCCAGTACAGAAGCATTTTTAGAAATGTCATCCCAGTATGATAAAGGTAAATGGAGTGATACCTTATCTAACTCCACTTTTTTAAAGAGTCAGTGCAAATAAATTTCTTAGACAGTTTTTTC is from Mustela lutreola isolate mMusLut2 chromosome 7, mMusLut2.pri, whole genome shotgun sequence and encodes:
- the SOCS4 gene encoding suppressor of cytokine signaling 4, with translation MAENSESISKNVDVRPKTSRSRSADRKDGYVWSGKKLSWSKKNESCSDAETVNAVEKTEVPLRSQERKHSCSSVELDLDHSCGHRFLGRSLKQKLQDAVGQCFPIKNCSGRHSSGLPSKRKIHISELMLDKCPFPPRSDLAFRWHFIKRHTAPINSKSSEWVSTDSSQSELRDGQLKQRRNVEEEVNCFSQTNVQPCVITTNSASSCRGGPMTGSVMNLLSNNSIEDSDMDSDDEIITLCTSSRKRNKPKWEMDEEILQLETPPKYHTQIDYVHCLVPDLLQINNNPCYWGVMDKYAAEALLEGKPEGTFLLRDSAQEDYLFSVSFRRYSRSLHARIEQWNHNFSFDAHDPCVFHSPDITGLLEHYKDPSACMFFEPLLSTPLIRTFPFSLQHICRTVICNCTTYDGIDALPIPSSMKLYLKEYHYKSKVRVLRIDAPEQC